In a single window of the Arachis hypogaea cultivar Tifrunner chromosome 6, arahy.Tifrunner.gnm2.J5K5, whole genome shotgun sequence genome:
- the LOC140173374 gene encoding uncharacterized protein, with product MKAGHTKRKCLQRNTNFLKGGSEDDEEDEESVVRLADEKVLKGKGHLRRSKRRAAAQVKQDNVDTNETVAALSTEPIIRTAQSENVISWPGVGNSDYHALVLELLESLKKGT from the exons ATGAAGGCCGGCCACACTAAACGAAAATGTCTTCAACGGAACACCAATTTCTTAAAAGGGGGTagtgaagatgatgaagaagacgAGGAATCAGTTGTAAGACTAGCCGATGAGAAG GTTTTAAAAGGAAAAGGGCATTTACGAAGGAGTAAGAGGAGGGCTGCTGCACAGGTCAAACAGGATAATGTTGACACAAATGAAACTGTAGCTGCTTTGTCGACGGAGCCTATAATCAGAACTGCCCAAAGCGAGAATGTAATTTCGTGGCCTGGTGTAGGCAATTCCGATTACCATGCGCTT GTCCTGGAGCTTCTAGAATCACTGAAAAAAGGGACATAA
- the LOC112805845 gene encoding protein FAR1-RELATED SEQUENCE 5-like, protein MSLIEIDFHRWNLAMSADVHSMIRDRNGEHGCNEDFDDACDVGAADIVSDEDASDYGNVIRLSDQQIMTKVFRSEERADEFYCKFGRCHGFGVRKGDYGKDDHGNLIRRRFFCNRAGLRDEKYLHRLDRQRGHRPETLTNCMAKLSIYLDRENSVWKVRKVILEHNHELTPRVMVHMIPKFRQMSNAAKAHTDGMHGYGVPMSKILGYMAGIAGGYSLLGFTKKDAYNYIDKMRCSKITDGDSNAAIVYLEGKVAADPMAMARFNLTEDGMLANMFWADGISRVDYQYFGDVIAFDSTYKKNKYNRPLVIFSGLNNHKQTTIFGFGLVLNETIASYTWMLENLLEVMCNKPPSVVVTDGDDTMIATVKKVFSEATHRLCAWHLQKNVTSNGSEQMFREIFSKWLYADMEVDEFEFQWDQAVGEYGLHQKCWATQMYEKRHMWASAYLRGKFCVGYWTTSRCEGINSHVKKFLISRHSIVNHVQNIWSWWSVNTVTKSWLHSSLRCTVLQSSQHVWILLRSVLQLSTLEQYLCKLRERLMVYEALIL, encoded by the coding sequence ATGTCAttaattgaaattgattttcaCAGATGGAATCTTGCAATGTCTGCAGATGTGCACAGCATGATAAGGGATAGGAATGGAGAGCATGGGTGTAATGAGGATTTCGACGATGCATGTGATGTCGGTGCCGCAGACATTGTATCTGATGAGGATGCATCAGACTACGGTAACGTTATCAGATTGAGTGACCAACAGATAATGACAAAGGTGTTTCGGAGTGAGGAACGTGCCGATGAATTTTATTGTAAATTTGGAAGATGTCATGGATTCGGTGTGCGCAAGGGAGATTATGGCAAGGATGACCATGGAAATTTGATACGAAGAAGATTCTTTTGCAATAGGGCAGGATTGAGAGATGAAAAATACCTTCATAGATTGGATAGACAAAGGGGTCACCGACCTGAAACACTGACTAATTGTATGGCGAAGTTGTCGATTTACCTAGATAGGGAAAACTCAGTATGGAAGGTTCGAAAAGTTATCTTGGAGCATAATCATGAGTTGACACCGCGAGTAATGGTGCACATGATTCCAAAATTTCGTCAGATGTCAAATGCTGCAAAGGCACACACAGACGGCATGCATGGGTATGGTGTACCTATGTCTAAGATTCTCGGCTATATGGCTGGGATTGCCGGAGGATATTCTTTGTTGGGGTTTACGAAAAAAGATGCATATAACTACATCGACAAGATGCGTTGTTCAAAGATTACTGATGGTGACTCAAATGCTGCCATTGTATACCTAGAGGGAAAGGTGGCAGCCGATCCAATGGCGATGGCTAGGTTTAACTTAACAGAGGATGGTATGTTAGCGAATATGTTCTGGGCTGATGGAATTAGTAGAGTCGACTACCAGTACTTCGGAGACGTCATTGCTTTTGACTCGACATACAAAAAGAATAAATACAATAGACCTTTGGTGATATTCTCCGGCTTAAACAACCACAAGCAAACTACGATATTTGGTTTTGGATTGGTTCTAAATGAAACTATTGCATCATACACATGGATGTTGGAGAATTTGTTGGAGGTTATGTGTAATAAACCTCCGTCCGTTGTCGTAACCGATGGGGACGATACAATGATTGCAACAGTGAAAAAGGTTTTTTCTGAAGCCACCCACCGGTTGTGTGCATGGCATTTGCAGAAGAATGTTACTTCAAATGGAAGTGAGCAAATGTTTCGTGAAATATTCTCTAAGTGGCTATATGCGGACATGGAGGTTGACGAGTTTGAGTTCCAATGGGATCAAGCTGTTGGCGAGTACGGTTTACACCAAAAATGTTGGGCAACACAGATGTATGAAAAGAGGCACATGTGGGCAAGCGCATACCTACGCGGAAAGTTTTGTGTTGGATACTGGACCACATCTAGATGTGAGGGGATAAATTCTCATGTCAAGAAATTCCTAATATCGAGACACAGTATTGTGAACCATGTGCAAAATATATGGAGTTGGTGGTCTGTGAATACCGTAACAAAGAGTTGGTTGCACAGTTCACTTCGATGTACAGTACTCCAGTCTTCACAACATGTTTGGATCCTATTGAGAAGTGTGCTGCAGCTGTCTACACTAGAGCAATATTTATGCAAGTTAAGAGAGAGATTGATGGTATATGAGGCCTTAATTTTGTGA
- the LOC140173375 gene encoding uncharacterized protein encodes MKGGECSRGRESSKPLLEGPSYGSPLSHKVSELYVSSSSGLLGSGSGGTKALSRGHAVSITEVKDFLYEEDMELMHMRVCSSLQIGVPMFVPQHLESKDGQPMFGFTVFLSHNPRGMELVAHGLASTEERIARQEVSFTMLEKLLANTGYRIYDYNYRKLVLMQEQHGQQMSDNNCLSQRIRQLEEENAELRSQVQLIEDMLDGY; translated from the exons ATGAAGGGCGGTGAGTGTTCCAGAGGAAGGGAGAGTTCTAAACCTCTTCTGGAGGGTCCTTCTTATGGAAGTCCTCTTTCGCATAAAGTTTCAGAGTTGTACGTTTCGTCTAGCAGTGGATTGCTCGGCAGTGGTAGTGGTGGCACCAAAGCTTTGTCAA GGGGACATGCAGTCTCTATTACTGAGGTGAAGGATTTTTTGTATGAGGAAGACATGGAGCTCATGCATATGCGTGTTTGTTCCTCGCTTCAAATCGGAGTTCCTATGTTTGTCCCTCAACACCTCGAATCAAAAGACGGACAACCCATGTTTGGATTTACTGTGTTTCTTTCCCACAATCCAAGAGGCATGGAGCTTGTGGCACATGGTCTGGCATCAACGGAGGAAAGGATTGCTAGGCAAGAAGTTTCATTCACCATGCTAGAGAAGTTGCTGGCAAACACAGGATACAGAATCTATGACTATAATTATAGGAAGCTGGTTTTGATGCAAGAACAACATGGACAACAAATGTCTGATAACAATTGCCTCTCCCAGCGAATTCGACAACTAGAGGAGGAGAATGCTGAATTACGCAGTCAAGTTCAACTCATTGAGGATATGTTAGATGGTTATTGA